In the genome of Apodemus sylvaticus chromosome 2, mApoSyl1.1, whole genome shotgun sequence, one region contains:
- the Tigd2 gene encoding tigger transposable element-derived protein 2 — protein MLGKRKRVVLTIKDKLDIIKKLEEGNSFKKLSVLYGIGESTVRDIKKNKERIINYANSSDPTSGVSKRKSMKSSTYEELDRVMIEWFNQQKTNGIPVSGTICAKQARFFFDALGMEGDFNASSGWLTRFKQRHGIPKAAGKGTKLKGDETAASEFCGNFQAFVERENLLPEQIYGADQTGLFWKCLPTRTLAFDTDQSTCEYRTSRERIIIMCCANATGLHKLNLCVVGKAKRPRAFKGTDLANLPVTYFSQKSAWIEPSVLKQWFEKCFVPQVQKHLKSKGLREKAVLLLDFPAAHPAEELLTSDDGRIIVKYLPPNVTSLIQPMSQGVLTTVKRYYRAGLIQKYMDEGNDPKTFWKNLTVLDAIYEASRAWNQIRSNTITRAWKKLFLGNEENPTVSIDEGAILAANLATVLQNTEDCEHVNIENIEQWFDSRSSGSNCQVLADIVGTADRAKAAEQKKPSRKTRKAELNPEKHISHKAALEWTENLLDYLEQQDDMLLSDKLVLRRLRTIIRRKQRIQNKSHL, from the coding sequence ATGTTGGGGAAACGTAAACGTGTGGTATTGACTATTAAAGACAAACTTGACATTATTAAGAAACTTGAAGAAGGCAACTCCTTCAAAAAACTTTCTGTCCTGTATGGAATTGGTGAATCCACAGTTcgtgacattaaaaaaaacaaagaaagaattataaaCTATGCCAACAGTTCGGATCCTACTAGTGGGGTGTCCAAACGTAAATCCATGAAGTCATCAACATATGAGGAGCTTGACAGAGTTATGATAGAATGGTTTaatcaacagaaaacaaatgggATTCCAGTGTCTGGAACTATTTGTGCAAAACAGGCTAGGTTCTTCTTCGATGCACTGGGCATGGAAGGTGATTTTAATGCCTCTTCTGGTTGGCTTACTAGGTTCAAGCAGCGCCATGGCATTCCAAAGGCTGCTGGTAAAGGCACAAAATTAAAAGGGGATGAAACTGCTGCCAGTGAATTTTGTGGTAACTTTCAGGCATTTGTGGAAAGAGAAAATCTCCTACCAGAACAAATTTATGGTGCTGACCAAACTGGATTGTTCTGGAAATGTCTACCAACAAGGACATTGGCTTTTGACACTGACCAGAGTACTTGTGAGTATAGGACAAGCAGAGAAAGAATCATTATTATGTGTTGTGCAAATGCCACAGGTTTACACAAGCTTAATCTTTGTGTTGTGGGGAAAGCAAAAAGACCCCGTGCATTCAAAGGAACTGACCTTGCAAACCTTCCTGTCACATACTTCAGTCAAAAAAGTGCCTGGATTGAGCCATCTGTTCTCAAACAGTGGTTTGAGAAGTGCTTTGTGCCACAGGTGCAGAAGCATCTGAAATCCAAAGGGCTTCGAGAAAAAGCAGTACTACTTTTGGATTTTCCTGCAGCACATCCAGCTGAAGAACTGCTGACCTCAGATGATGGCAGAATAATTGTGAAATATTTGCCACCAAATGTCACAAGTCTAATTCAGCCTATGAGCCAAGGAGTTCTAACCACAGTCAAAAGATATTACCGAGCAGGACTTATCCAGAAATACATGGATGAGGGAAATGACCCAAAAACATTTTGGAAGAATCTGACAGTGTTGGATGCCATTTATGAGGCATCGAGAGCTTGGAACCAGATAAGATCAAATACCATAACCAGAGCGTGGAAAAAACTTTTCCTTGGCAATGAGGAAAATCCGACTGTGAGCATTGACGAAGGGGCCATTTTAGCAGCTAATTTAGCAACAGTTTTACAGAATACTGAAGACTGTGAACATGTTAACATTGAAAATATTGAGCAATGGTTTGACTCTCGGAGTAGTGGCTCAAACTGTCAGGTGTTAGCTGACATTGTAGGTACTGCAGACCGTGCAAAGGCTGCTGAGCAAAAGAAGCCTTCTAGGAAGACTAGGAAAGCAGAACTGAATCCAGAGAAGCATATTAGCCACAAAGCTGCACTTGAATGGACTGAAAATTTGCTGGATTATCTTGAACAACAAGATGACATGCTACTCTCCGATAAGCTGGTATTGAGGAGGCTTCGGACCATtataagaagaaaacagagaatcCAAAATAAAAGTCATCTATAA